GctggcggcgggagcggggacaCAGAAGGGACACTTCCCGGTGCCGCTGTTGGAGAAGCCGAGCGCTGCTGTGCCTTTTCCGGAGACGGCGGGAAGGCCCCCCGCGCCCTCCTGTGCCGCACACCTCCGGGGGAGCCCCTGTCCGGGGACCCAGCTCAGGCTGCTGCCAGTTCAGCTGTGCGCTGGGAAAAAATCACCTTATGCCTTCGATGCGAGTCGTTTCGCCCCAGTGGCTGTGCTTCCGTCACCTGCCCTAGAGCTGCTCTCACAGTCATCGTCTTCTTTTTTTAGGCCAGTATGGTACATTCGTTGATTGAAGCATATTCCTTACTTGACCAGATGAAGTAAGTGCTCCCATTTTCTgtgaagagaatatttttttctctgctaagGTTTGGAAGATAGCGGGTAACTGCGGGTCTTATACTGTCCCCACTGGCAGTGTGATTATGGGAGCCCATGCAGCACGTATTTCTAGGATCTAAGGAAAGTCTGCTTGTTTTGCTAAACGGACAAGATTATGGTAATTATGGCAGGTGTAACATGATTATCCTTCGTGGTCTGACTGAATATAAATTGCCCTGTGCTTTCTCTGTAGAGCATGCTGTCACCCGTTGCTCTCATGGGTCTGCGTGGAAGTGGTGGTGTAGAAACCATCCTTGTTGGCGTGCTCCAAATCCACTGGCCTGTGCTGATGCCGAGAGGGACCGTATTGTTTTGCTGTGTTGTGATTGATTTGGGAGACTTTTTGTGGGGTCTTGGTGCTATTTGTGAGAGAAGATaagctgaggtctgaggcagaagAGTGAGAACCCTCCTGCCCCATTAGGCTCTTGACACTGGGAGatatgaagggaaagaaaaagcttagcTTAGCTGCTCTTATGCAGAATCtcataaaatcttaaaaaaatcctGCACTCCAGTTCAGCAGGGCTAGAAAGTCCTATTTgacctttttgattttttttttaaagtatttttttctttctggtcatTTTGGTAGAGCATGCTTGGGACATGGCTGCAGGTACCATTACCAAGGTGGACCCAAAGGGCTGTTTGCCCTGGCCGTGGGGTGAGAAGTGCTCGGCACCTGGGATACCCTCGAGCTGGGAACTTCTTGCATTCTTCCTGTAGCAATGGAGCTGTACTGCATTGCCTGCGTGCGCTCCCAGAGTCTGAGGTTCGGAGAGGGCTTCAACATGCCGCAAGATTTATTTAGACAGATTGCAAAGCACCCAAACCCCATAAAGGTGATGTGCAAGTTGCTGGTGAGAGAGACGGTCTCTGCTTTGAATGCAGGCGAAGTTAAGAGCACGTGAGGTGCTGCTCAGCTCTTGACCCAGCAGGCTGGTGTCCTGCCGCAGTGCTGGGCTGGGCCTGGATGTTTTCACTCTGTTATTTCCTTTGTGTGTAACCAGAATGTTGGATCTGCTGGGGATTGCTGAAACTAGGAGAAcatgcagaaaagggaaaaaaaacttgATGCAAAGTGGAAAGGTTAATGCAGGCAGCACCTGCAGGTGTTCCTCATCAGAGTGGGCACAGCAGACAGTGCCAAGCTGGGGAAAAGGCCTGCTCCAGCTCAGCTGAGCCGCTTTCTCACTCAATGTGATGGTTCAGTGCAAGAGGAGGAggggcttttgtttgctttttcaacaGTAACTGGCAAAAGAAGGCTACTTGTCCGAGGAGGTTAAAGCTGGGCATTCCAGCCAAACCCTGGAGCCTCTTGTCCTGACatgctcccttcctcctctctgtctaGGATAGTCAAGCCAAAAGTGGCCTCCATGGAGGAGATGGCGAGCTTCCATACAGATGCCTACCTGCAGCACCTGCAGAAGGTCAGTGAGGAGGGAGATGATGACCATCCAGAGTCTGTGGAGTATGGACTGGGTAAGGACGCATATCTTCATCGAGTGATTAACTGAGTAGCAGGTCCAGGATGCTTTTTGCTGGCGCTGAGGTTAGACAGAGGGGTGAGCTCAGGTGGGCTGCTGGTTGTTTGTAGAAGGAAGCACTCTTTGATGGGGTGTTGGCTGGACCCTGTCAGCCAGCGGTCACCTGTCAGGCTGGCGTTTTCACTCTTGCCAGCAGAGGGTACCATCAGCCTCACACTGCTGCTGCTTGTAGCTCAGCCTGTCCCTGTGTGTACCGGGAGCCACTgcctcttgctgctgctttgaggatCTTGGGCAGGACAGAAGGCCCTGACATGCCGCCCCTGGAACAGAGCTGAGACTGGCTGCCATAAGCCTACTGTGATGGAGGCACACCTGAACAACGGCCTGAAGCTACAGCCAGGGACCAGAGCGGCTGCTGTTCTCCTGGTGACTTTGCTTACATCTTGAGCAGAGGGCTCTTGCCTGCCTAGACTTAAGGCAGCCTGAGCAATGCAGTAGTGAAAGCAGgtgagggggctgtgggaactGTCTTAGTCTCGGGAACAGGAGGAGCGACCCGGCACTGAGGCAGTGGTGCAGATTCTGCGCTGATCTCATGAGTCTCCCCTAGATCTGCCCTTTACGTTTCTGAAGCTGATCTgtctgcaggcagaggagcagccctggggtcAGGCCTTGCTGGGGAACGGCTCCAGGGAGGCTGCTGTAGGAATAGGTGAAGATCATATTCTAGCTATAGACCTCCAGCATACCTAGGCTTATCTCATTGGTGGACATCTGTTTTAAGGGGGAGATACATCAGTGACCCTGATAGGGCAGCCAGAGAACTGAGGGTGTTTTTGCAAGATTGGTATGAGGGACCAGTAGGTCAGTCTAGCCAGGCACACAGATCAGAAGCTGGTTCAAGACCCATCTGTGAATAATCTGAGTGGAAGGAAACATTTTGATTCTTGAtttttgtggtgggttaaccttggctgccCACCAGGTGCCCATCAAGATGCttgctctctccccttcctcaaTAGGGTAGGGAGAAAACGCGACGGAAAAGATCGTGGGTCGagttaaggacagggagatcactcaccagttaccatcAGGGGCAAACCAGACTTGACTTAAAGAAATTAGTTcaatttattgctaattaataACAGAGTAGCATACtgagaatttaaaacaaaactaaaatcacCTTCCCCCTCATCCACCCTCCTTCCcagactcaacttcactcctggctcttctgcctccctcccaAACAGTGGTGCAGGAGGATGGGGAATGGACATTGttagttcatcacacattgtctctgctgctccttcttcctcatactcttcccctgctccagcgtggggtccctcccatgggagacagtcctccatgagcTACTCCAGCGTGGTTCCTTCCCAtgagctgcagttcttcatgagctgctccagcgtgggtcccttacgcagggtacagtccttcaggaacaggttGCTCCAGCGTGGGGgctcacaggtcctgccagcaaacctgcttcaGCGTGGGCTCCtttctccatggggccacaggtcctgccaggagcctgctccggcatgggctctccatggggtcacaacCTCCTTTGGGCACCCACCTGCTtgggcgtggggtcctccatgggctgcaggtgggtatctgctccactgtggacctccatgggctgcagagggacagcctgcctcaccatcatcttcaccacaggctgcaggggaatccgTACTCTGGTGCCAGGAGCATATCCTCTGCCTCGTTCTCCACTGATCTTggcctctgcagagctgtttctctcatgtcttctcacttctttttcctagctgctgcacagcattttttacccATTCTTCAATATGTAACCACAGAAGCGCCACcagcattgctgatgggctcagccttgacCAGCAATGGGTCTGTCTTGGAGTCGTCTCTGTCCAACATGGGTGCAGCTCCTGGTGTCTTCTTATAgaagccagccctgcagctccccccacTACAAAAACTTTGCCCCACAAAtccaatgcaattttttttccctgcttacgCCTTCTGAATCTGCTGTGCGAGTCTGAATCTGATACATGTTGTGAGGGTTTTGTGCCATGGCCTTTTGATTGTCCCTGTAACAGAAAGAGCAGCAGTTAAAGAAAGAgctcaaaacaaaaagaatatgCTTCTACCAGAGGAAAAGGCCTGTCATGTCTGACACATGGACTCTTGCCCACAGGTTACGACTGTCCAGCTACTGAAGGGATCTTTGAGTACGCAGCAGCTGTGGGAGGAGCCACCATCACTGCAGCCCAGTGCCTGCTGGATGGCAAGTGCAAGGTAGCGATTAACTGGCCTGGAGGGTGGCATCATGCAAAGAAGTAAGAAAACAATCTCTTCCCTTGTGTTTTCTCACCTGGTGTCTGAACCCTGCCTCCTAGGTCCCAGCTTCCCTGCGAACCCTCAGGGTGCGGCCATCCAGCTGGAAGAGAGAGCGTGGTGTGAGAGGGGTGAGGGAAGGCAGGAGGTAGATAGGAAAGAAGCAGAGTGTAGCGCAGAGGCCTGAGAGCACGTTGGTACAGCCCAATCCTGGTGCTGTCATGGACTGCAGCGTGGGTCTAGGGCAGATAAATTCAGAGGAGTCCCACCATCCATTGATACTTGGTTATCTCTGGGAGTTCAAGTGGGAATGGAACTCGCAAAGTCCGTAGAGAAGGGCTGTGGAAGGGCACACAGTTGGTGCCACTCCCAGCTTGGAAGAGAAGGGGAACATGGCAACATGTTGTCCAAATTCTGTAGCTTTTTTGGTTTAATAAGAAGAGGTTTGAAACTGTGCGGGACCCACCTCTGGTTTCCCTTGTGGTCTCTGGGTGGCTGTTTGCTCTGAGCTGTGGTGTCAGTAACAATCTTCCAGAACGACAGGAGAAGTAAAAATTTCGTCCTTGAATCCTGTGATTCTGGCGTggtaaaataatttgtttccagGGCTTCCCCATTTTCCATggatatatgttttattttaacttatgTCACCCATCTCCCAAGGCCCAGGGTTGAGAAGCAATTGGCACAAGCAGTCGTGTTCCCTGTGCTTCCCAGCCTTGCGTTGAGCTGCTCCTGACCCATCCTTTGATTGCTGCTCGGCCTTGGCCAGGCTCTTCACCTTCCTCTGCCCCGCTGCGAGGTGGAGACTTGCAAAGTGAAAGTGACAATGCTGATATCGATGGCGATTGCATTGGTGATGTTCAACCTGACAAACATTGTTTTCACAGAGATGAAGCTTCTGGTTTCTGTTACCTGAATGACGCTGTCTTGGGGATCCTGCGGCTACGCCAGAAATTTGACCGTGTCCTTTATATCGATTTGGATTTGCATCATGGGGATGGTAAGGCGCAGGACAGGCTGCAAACAGCAGAGACACACAGACTCAGGGCGAGGAATGGGAGAAGTCGAGGCCTGTCGGGGCAGTAGGGCTTTACCTGCTGCAAGAGCTGTGGCTTTCCTTCCTTTCAGTACAAGTTCCCTCAATCCATTTCTGCGTTGTCCTGCTTTCTGGATTTGCCTTATGCTGCTTATCAGACCTCTTGAGGGCCTGGGCAGCAGTCTTGTACCTAAAGCAACAAACAGTATCTTGCCATTCCAGTAATCCCCTCTGCCAGGGGCTCTCCAGCAAGTACTTCCCCAAGTCCCCTGTCTGCCATCCCGGCAGAACAGCTGCTGACAGTGCTTAATAGTTTAATGCCACCACGGCAAGAGGGAAGCAGTCAATAGTAAATGTTGCTTTTAAAGAAGGCTCGACGCTATAAAACTAGAGCCAGAGCTGGCCGTGCTCTCTCCTTCAGGGACATTATTTCAACAGCATTTATCATGTCCTGCTCTCCTAAATTTTATGGTGTGtttcattttgctctgttttccccCCGCATTTGGTTTCTGTTAAGTTTGCTGTtacttctttttccctccccaccccaactattttaatgtgtctttaaggaaaaggaaagacacgTTGAACAGCAGCAGTgctaagaaaaggcaagagagcCCGGTAGGTCTGGTTCTAATCAGAGTCAAGCCCTAGCCAAGGCATCCCTGCTCAGCTCCCTCCCCCAGCATTGCAGGCCAAGTAGCGCAGTCGAGTGCTGCTAATGTGGGCACTGACCTGAGCTATTGAGACCCATTCAGTACTGATTAGCATGAGACCTGCCAATTTCATTCCAGTTATGACCTTTGCTGCAGTTGAATTTGGGTCTCCGTTGATTAAGGATGGATTTATTTAGCCACATCTGTTTTTCTGCGTTGTTCATTCTGTTCCTGCTCTGCTTGCTGCCTCATGTTTATTGAGTGGCTTGTTTGTGTTTAGACTCTGGCATTTATGTGAATGATGCATGAaagcttttttctcttcccttttctgatAGGAGTTGAAGATGCCTTTAGTTTCACGTCAAAAGTCATGACTGTTTCTCTGCACAAGTTTTCGCCAGGATTTTTCCCAGGCAAGTTGAACGTGCGAGGTTTGTGCTAATTCGGCTCTTGCATCACTGATGAGGCCCCAGCAAAGGCAAGTCCCATCCCTTCTGTCCAGCAGAGCTTTCTCACTGCCTCTCCTGTTAACCCACAAAAAAGAACGAAGAGTGAACTATGCTTGGCATTTCCCCCTTTCTGGCTGTGGCTAAGCTCTGGGCAGAGCCACTGCTGGGCAGCCACCTGCAGCCCTTGAAAACTGCATGACAGAATTGGCAAAGGGTGAGAACCAGGTCCATCCAACCCTTCCTTTATTGGTGGTGGCAAGTGGAATTTTCCATAAGCATGGCAAAGGTCCTGGCTCTCTGCTCTCATCTGAGACATCCCACACGTTTCTCTTGCTGCCGGTCCCCTTTGCCTCATAATTAACcctggggtgtttttgtttttcaggcacAGGTGATGTGACAGATGTTGGCCTGGGGAAAGGCCGCTATTACAGTGTGAATGTACCTATTCAAGATGGCATTCAGGATGAGAAGTATTACCAGATCTGTGAAACGTAAGCCCTCTTGCTCTGATACAGTTTACTTGCATGGGATTTTAGAGAATAAATAACTACCATAAGCATATCAAATAAGAATTGGGGATGCTTAGGTTCTCTTAACCAAGGCAAAAACATTTATTCAAGGGATCACATGTGTTTCTACTTTAGCAAAATAAAAACGTTGTTGTGAAAGGAACATGTTTTTCTCCAGTATTTGCCTTGTATTTTGGGCTTTGGAGCACAGTGCTGGGAACAGGATTATTCCCTTTGTGGTGTTTGTAGTACTAAAAACCTGGAGCAAAGCCAAATGTCTGACATGCCCAGTTGCCTTCTGCAAGAGAAAATACTTCTAATAAACTGTCTCCAGAACACTGGCCGTGCTGCACCCCAGGATCGGCTAGAGCCGGGCAAAATGTATTTCTGCCTTAAGAGCCATATGGGAAAGAGGAGAGTGAGAACCTAGACAGAACCTTCCTCTGTTCGTCCTGTCCTGGTGAGAGGTGTCTGAGAGTTTAGGATTGTTGTCTTGCCAGACCCTACTCTTCACCATGACTTTAACAGGGGAGAAAAGCCCCTGCATTTGGCTTGCAGCTGTTCTGCTCAGGGCGGTCAATGTAAACGTGTGGTTTGATGCTACCACTAAGCCGATCAGGACTAGATGCCCCCTCCCCGCTGTTCTCAGTGATGCTTTTGCCTTGTGATGAGCGCTTTGAGAGCTAACCTTACTGCAGGAGAGTAGCAGAGGCAGAAGGCTaactgggagcagagggagcGTAACTGGTATGAAGGGGGTGGGAGCAGAGAATACAGACACCTTGAGAAGCATCAATGGATCTGAGGGATCAGGGCTATGCTACCAGCATCCCTCTGAGCCACATCTGCGGTAAGCCCCACCGCTTCTCCTCTCCACAGTGTGCTGAAGGAGGTGTATGCCGCCTTCAACCCAGATGCGGTTGTGCTGCAGCTTGGGGCAGACACCATCGCCGGAGATCCCATGTGCTCTTTCAACATGACGCCTGAGGGAGTGGGCAAGTGTCTGAAGTACGTCCTGCAGTGGCAGCTAGCAACTCTCATCCTGGGAGGAGGTGAGTGCATGCGCATCCTGCTGTTCACGAGGAAGCAGGTTTGTCGTCTTGCGACCCTTCCTTGAGTGTGTGCCTTGAGGCTCGGGCACTGGCTGGAGGTCAGCAGGGTGACTTCTGGGCAGCCTCAGGAGGGCACTCTGTGGCTCAGTACTGTTTTCCCACAGGcctgaaatcatagaatagtttgggtcagaggtgaccttaaagatcatctagttccaacccccctgccatgggcagggacacctcccactagaccaggttcctcaaagccccatcaaatCCTTGATACTGAGAGGTGCAATTCTCAATCCTGACCCTAAGACCTTGAGTTAAAGGCTCCTTGGTTCctctggaggagagcagaggctgTTAACCCCGATGAACTGACCCTGGCTTCTCATTGGCACCTCTGATTAACATCTCTGTTCATCAGCCCTGCAGCGCTTCTCTTCAAAAGCGAGCGCTGTGTTCCCAAACTTACCTCAGGCATCTGGCAATGAATGAATTCATGTGGATTCAAGCAGGGGCTTGGGAAAAGGACTGGCTGCCTGCACGGTATAGCAGGGCTCTGATACCCAGAGAAAGCTAAGGTTGACTTAGCTCTGTGATGCTGCATAATCCAGTGGGGAGAGCACGGCACAGGCTTTATGGAGTAGAGCATTTCAGAACAGCAAAAGCCACTGTGTGATAGGGAGAGCCCCCCAGATCTGTGCCTGGAGCCATATCAGCTCTAGCTGTTCTCTTTTTTGAGATGGTAGAGATCAGGTAGAGCACATTGAGCCTAAAATTTGATGTGCCAGTGCACATTGTTTTGGAAAGGTTACGAGTGTTCAGTCCTGCTGTGGCATGTCTGTGGGTATGCTGGGAATGGCACCTTTCAggcaaaaagaaaccccaaaacttctGGCAAAAACTGAGAGCCAACTATTTGTCAGTTGTGAAAATACCAAGTGTCTTTTTggtattttcaaaactgaaattgcGTATCACACTTTTTCAGTTTGTGAGTATGTCCCACCACTGCAGCTTGTGGAAGTATTTTGAAGGGGAAATTGGGGAAGgagtcttgcaaaaaaaaaaaaaaaaaaaaaaaaaaaaaaaaacaaaaccaaaaaacccaacccaatcaGAAGGGAATGCTAAAAAATACAgtcttcctctctttttaaagtggttttctgTCTTACTATTTTAGTGGTctttgctgggggaaaaaaaaactttttctgaGTCTCTTGCAGGATTGCTTTCAGCTCAGGTTTCTCCTTGTGAGCTCATGTACCATTGCCATGGAGGTGACCATTACCATACTGACTGTGAAACCTCATTTACTTGTAAAGCAGTTACAAGTTGTACTAATGAGCTTCATATTTATCCTCTCAAACACGACAGTGCTAAAGAGCTCACCAGCTGTTGTGTGAAAGGGGTAAAACGGTTTTGGCAGAAagtaaacccccttgcattctaatactcctcaccgaggtgggaggctaggtgcagctaggtttaaattctgagggatgcccaattcaccactgtCAGTCCAGTcgcatttaatatattaaactattacgatttggatacactaatagtggactgcatcttcggtctagtcatgctcatgaactaacatggccactctcaagtctttggtcgtgttcaatgagaaactgaaatgactaACTACTTAAATAGTGtggtttatttaagcaacagatatataggttcttatgggTTGCTGgggataaatacactgtctgcaaagcacgtgcaaataaaagtattgttaatCATACAAAACACGACAAAGTTATAGACAATACACCCTGGCTGTAAGTGTGGgaaagagactctttagagagatttctaagtttcctgatgAAGCACACGGTATAGTCCAAGTCTTACCCACAGGCGTCTctatgtgggggaagaaaggctcagcccgtcgactggtcccagaagtcaaaggcagtctgtgatggagtcctccttgacttgttcacgatggtgtcttccctgctaacccccctttcttgggctatttttagaCTATTTTGTACCTTTAAGGTGCGGTTTGAGTggctttagtcataaatacttttattatgattggtgtaaaattatCTCACCTCACATTTAAAGGTACagtttacgaaaaattcagggcacagactcaaggaggagcggtcgcaccttggaggcggatagcctttgggatggaggtgtgttttggtgtcATAATGACactataatgagcaaagtttgcacaaaggacagcatttcatcaaaattcgaCAGACTGTTGGCTCAGAGTATCAagtatgcagcttatcagttccataggaCCATCTCGTTCCCGTATCTGCTGTATTATCACAGGGAGAGACCGTGGACTCTCCATTCCGCTTTGTCCcccgtgttgctttgcaagcaatattgtacagggaatcgcagatgacATGGTGGATTATTCACGTagcagctgcggctgtattctaccctagaagctttttgattttataatGTGTGAACAAagctgtatttttgatcatttgaGTAAT
The sequence above is drawn from the Rissa tridactyla isolate bRisTri1 chromosome 9, bRisTri1.patW.cur.20221130, whole genome shotgun sequence genome and encodes:
- the HDAC8 gene encoding histone deacetylase 8 isoform X4, with amino-acid sequence MAAAAAPPVYVYSPEYVALCDSLCKVPKRASMVHSLIEAYSLLDQMKIVKPKVASMEEMASFHTDAYLQHLQKVSEEGDDDHPESVEYGLGYDCPATEGIFEYAAAVGGATITAAQCLLDGKCKVAINWPGGWHHAKKDEASGFCYLNDAVLGILRLRQKFDRVLYIDLDLHHGDGVEDAFSFTSKVMTVSLHKFSPGFFPGTGDVTDVGLGKGRYYSVNVPIQDGIQDEKYYQICETVLKEVYAAFNPDAVVLQLGADTIAGDPMCSFNMTPEGVGKCLKYVLQWQLATLILGGGGYNLANTARCWTYLTGVILGRTLSSEIPDHENDEGGGSTACSHAVGARWLTRQSSGLSDPAFWLLLPPGGYFLGRRGQRDKLWPC
- the HDAC8 gene encoding histone deacetylase 8 isoform X9 produces the protein MAAAAAPPVYVYSPEYVALCDSLCKVPKRASMVHSLIEAYSLLDQMKIVKPKVASMEEMASFHTDAYLQHLQKVSEEGDDDHPESVEYGLGYDCPATEGIFEYAAAVGGATITAAQCLLDGKCKVAINWPGGWHHAKKDEASGFCYLNDAVLGILRLRQKFDRVLYIDLDLHHGDGVEDAFSFTSKVMTVSLHKFSPGFFPGTGDVTDVGLGKGRYYSVNVPIQDGIQDEKYYQICETVLKEVYAAFNPDAVVLQLGADTIAGDPMCSFNMTPEGVGKCLKYVLQWQLATLILGGDRRLQPCQHSSLLDILDWGHPWENTVLRDPRSRE
- the HDAC8 gene encoding histone deacetylase 8 isoform X6, with translation MAAAAAPPVYVYSPEYVALCDSLCKVPKRASMVHSLIEAYSLLDQMKIVKPKVASMEEMASFHTDAYLQHLQKVSEEGDDDHPESVEYGLGYDCPATEGIFEYAAAVGGATITAAQCLLDGKCKVAINWPGGWHHAKKDEASGFCYLNDAVLGILRLRQKFDRVLYIDLDLHHGDGVEDAFSFTSKVMTVSLHKFSPGFFPGTGDVTDVGLGKGRYYSVNVPIQDGIQDEKYYQICETVLKEVYAAFNPDAVVLQLGADTIAGDPMCSFNMTPEGVGKCLKYVLQWQLATLILGGGGYNLANTARCWTYLTGVILGRTLSSEIPDHEFFTEYGPDYVLEITPSCRPDRNEPQRIQEILNSIKGNLKHVV
- the HDAC8 gene encoding histone deacetylase 8 isoform X3 codes for the protein MAAAAAPPVYVYSPEYVALCDSLCKVPKRASMVHSLIEAYSLLDQMKIVKPKVASMEEMASFHTDAYLQHLQKVSEEGDDDHPESVEYGLGYDCPATEGIFEYAAAVGGATITAAQCLLDGKCKVAINWPGGWHHAKKDEASGFCYLNDAVLGILRLRQKFDRVLYIDLDLHHGDGVEDAFSFTSKVMTVSLHKFSPGFFPGTGDVTDVGLGKGRYYSVNVPIQDGIQDEKYYQICETVLKEVYAAFNPDAVVLQLGADTIAGDPMCSFNMTPEGVGKCLKYVLQWQLATLILGGGGYNLANTARCWTYLTGVILGRTLSSEIPDHENDEGGGSTACSHAVGARWLTRQSSGLSDPAFWLLLPPGGYFLGRRPPKHSAVMLLHWALLPFSRTSR
- the HDAC8 gene encoding histone deacetylase 8 isoform X1 translates to MAAAAAPPVYVYSPEYVALCDSLCKVPKRASMVHSLIEAYSLLDQMKIVKPKVASMEEMASFHTDAYLQHLQKVSEEGDDDHPESVEYGLGYDCPATEGIFEYAAAVGGATITAAQCLLDGKCKVAINWPGGWHHAKKDEASGFCYLNDAVLGILRLRQKFDRVLYIDLDLHHGDGVEDAFSFTSKVMTVSLHKFSPGFFPGTGDVTDVGLGKGRYYSVNVPIQDGIQDEKYYQICETVLKEVYAAFNPDAVVLQLGADTIAGDPMCSFNMTPEGVGKCLKYVLQWQLATLILGGGGYNLANTARCWTYLTGVILGRTLSSEIPDHENDEGGGSTACSHAVGARWLTRQSSGLSDPAFWLLLPPGGYFLGRSSSQSTVLIMCWRSHRVADQIAMSHREFKKFLTLSKGI
- the HDAC8 gene encoding histone deacetylase 8 isoform X2 — encoded protein: MAAAAAPPVYVYSPEYVALCDSLCKVPKRASMVHSLIEAYSLLDQMKIVKPKVASMEEMASFHTDAYLQHLQKVSEEGDDDHPESVEYGLGYDCPATEGIFEYAAAVGGATITAAQCLLDGKCKVAINWPGGWHHAKKDEASGFCYLNDAVLGILRLRQKFDRVLYIDLDLHHGDGVEDAFSFTSKVMTVSLHKFSPGFFPGTGDVTDVGLGKGRYYSVNVPIQDGIQDEKYYQICETVLKEVYAAFNPDAVVLQLGADTIAGDPMCSFNMTPEGVGKCLKYVLQWQLATLILGGDRRLQPCQHSSLLDILDWGHPWENTVLRDPRSRGHQSTLQSCYYTGHCCLSLGHPADGKEDIFSPSSSQSTVLIMCWRSHRVADQIAMSHREFKKFLTLSKGI
- the HDAC8 gene encoding histone deacetylase 8 isoform X8 → MAAAAAPPVYVYSPEYVALCDSLCKVPKRASMVHSLIEAYSLLDQMKIVKPKVASMEEMASFHTDAYLQHLQKVSEEGDDDHPESVEYGLGYDCPATEGIFEYAAAVGGATITAAQCLLDGKCKVAINWPGGWHHAKKDEASGFCYLNDAVLGILRLRQKFDRVLYIDLDLHHGDGVEDAFSFTSKVMTVSLHKFSPGFFPGTGDVTDVGLGKGRYYSVNVPIQDGIQDEKYYQICETVLKEVYAAFNPDAVVLQLGADTIAGDPMCSFNMTPEGVGKCLKYVLQWQLATLILGGGGYNLANTARCWTYLTGVILGRTLSSEIPDHEATKALCSHATTLGTAAFL
- the HDAC8 gene encoding histone deacetylase 8 isoform X5; protein product: MELYCIACVRSQSLRIVKPKVASMEEMASFHTDAYLQHLQKVSEEGDDDHPESVEYGLGYDCPATEGIFEYAAAVGGATITAAQCLLDGKCKVAINWPGGWHHAKKDEASGFCYLNDAVLGILRLRQKFDRVLYIDLDLHHGDGVEDAFSFTSKVMTVSLHKFSPGFFPGTGDVTDVGLGKGRYYSVNVPIQDGIQDEKYYQICETVLKEVYAAFNPDAVVLQLGADTIAGDPMCSFNMTPEGVGKCLKYVLQWQLATLILGGGGYNLANTARCWTYLTGVILGRTLSSEIPDHENDEGGGSTACSHAVGARWLTRQSSGLSDPAFWLLLPPGGYFLGRSSSQSTVLIMCWRSHRVADQIAMSHREFKKFLTLSKGI
- the HDAC8 gene encoding histone deacetylase 8 isoform X7 encodes the protein MEEMASFHTDAYLQHLQKVSEEGDDDHPESVEYGLGYDCPATEGIFEYAAAVGGATITAAQCLLDGKCKVAINWPGGWHHAKKDEASGFCYLNDAVLGILRLRQKFDRVLYIDLDLHHGDGVEDAFSFTSKVMTVSLHKFSPGFFPGTGDVTDVGLGKGRYYSVNVPIQDGIQDEKYYQICETVLKEVYAAFNPDAVVLQLGADTIAGDPMCSFNMTPEGVGKCLKYVLQWQLATLILGGGGYNLANTARCWTYLTGVILGRTLSSEIPDHENDEGGGSTACSHAVGARWLTRQSSGLSDPAFWLLLPPGGYFLGRSSSQSTVLIMCWRSHRVADQIAMSHREFKKFLTLSKGI